Proteins found in one Desulfovibrio porci genomic segment:
- a CDS encoding YcaO-like family protein, giving the protein MNESLPIIRLRPCPKGYTRDLDKAVSPERTIARVRDRLAAANLDILAETRRVDVGRLGIPVYLSVCGADAREIMPTRKQMGKGSSAEQAQASALMELMERFAFFSFWRERPHMARATWSEAEARFGDALLPLEAMLRSVDDRLPPEQARRVLDLTPWQFYPATHLLSGRTVWLPLDWFKLLSEFNGTSAGNSNEESLLQGLSELVERHVCCRADRERPQTPTIDPAGCNDPVLRELLAAFEREGVRLILKDFSLGMPLPTVAALAWDPATFPQSSEIVFTAGTAASPAKAAIRAVTEVAQLAGDFCTQACYEASGLPKFTSLEQAAWLLEGPLTPLESLPRVEANDIRDELLAALRGLAPLEVYAVETTHPALGIPAHYCIAPGLSFRERDRNQSLGLFVGRKLAEEADAAQALAGLAVLEECYPQAHFLPFFRGMLALRAEQWDAAHDLFSTAQPLQPDNDAAALAAFYAGYADTLQGRWQEALPALARAVELCPEMKEYGNLLGVARFKTGRYAQAAEAFSAVLRVDKGSALDLANLGLCQKFLGQKEEAARHLRAALELDPSLDFARKHLAELED; this is encoded by the coding sequence ATGAACGAATCCCTGCCGATCATCCGTCTGCGTCCCTGCCCCAAGGGGTACACCAGGGATCTGGACAAAGCCGTCAGTCCGGAGCGGACCATCGCCCGCGTGCGGGACCGTCTGGCCGCCGCGAACCTGGACATCCTGGCGGAAACCCGCCGGGTGGATGTGGGCCGTCTGGGCATCCCGGTCTATCTCAGCGTCTGCGGCGCTGACGCCCGCGAGATCATGCCCACGCGCAAGCAGATGGGCAAAGGTTCCTCGGCGGAGCAGGCCCAGGCCTCGGCCCTGATGGAGCTCATGGAACGCTTCGCCTTTTTCAGTTTCTGGCGGGAGCGCCCGCATATGGCGCGCGCCACCTGGAGCGAGGCCGAGGCCCGCTTCGGAGACGCCTTGCTGCCCCTGGAAGCCATGCTGCGCTCCGTGGACGACCGGCTCCCCCCGGAACAGGCCCGGCGCGTGCTGGACCTGACGCCCTGGCAGTTCTACCCGGCCACCCATCTGCTGAGCGGCCGCACGGTCTGGCTGCCTCTGGACTGGTTCAAGCTGCTCAGTGAATTCAACGGCACCTCGGCGGGCAACAGCAACGAGGAATCCCTGTTGCAGGGCCTGAGCGAACTGGTGGAGCGGCACGTCTGCTGCCGCGCAGACCGTGAACGCCCGCAAACGCCGACCATTGACCCGGCCGGCTGTAACGACCCGGTTTTGCGGGAACTGCTGGCCGCCTTCGAGCGCGAGGGCGTGCGGCTGATCCTCAAGGATTTTTCCCTGGGCATGCCCCTGCCTACAGTGGCGGCGCTGGCCTGGGATCCGGCCACGTTTCCCCAAAGCTCGGAAATCGTCTTTACGGCGGGCACTGCGGCTTCCCCGGCCAAGGCTGCCATCCGCGCCGTGACCGAGGTAGCCCAGTTGGCCGGAGATTTCTGCACCCAGGCCTGCTACGAAGCTTCGGGCCTGCCCAAATTCACCAGCCTGGAGCAGGCCGCCTGGCTGCTGGAAGGCCCGCTGACGCCGCTGGAGAGCCTGCCGCGCGTGGAGGCCAACGACATCCGCGACGAGCTGCTGGCCGCCCTGCGCGGTCTGGCCCCGCTGGAAGTCTACGCGGTGGAGACCACCCACCCGGCTCTGGGCATACCAGCCCACTACTGCATCGCGCCGGGCCTGTCCTTCCGTGAACGGGACCGCAACCAGAGCCTGGGCCTGTTTGTGGGACGCAAACTGGCCGAGGAGGCTGACGCCGCGCAAGCCCTGGCCGGACTGGCAGTGCTGGAAGAATGCTACCCGCAGGCGCATTTTCTGCCCTTTTTCCGGGGCATGCTGGCCCTGCGCGCGGAACAGTGGGACGCGGCGCACGATCTCTTCAGCACGGCCCAGCCCTTGCAGCCCGACAACGACGCCGCCGCTCTGGCCGCCTTTTACGCCGGTTATGCGGACACCTTGCAGGGCCGCTGGCAGGAGGCCCTGCCGGCCCTGGCCCGCGCCGTGGAACTCTGCCCGGAAATGAAGGAATACGGCAACCTGCTGGGCGTGGCCCGCTTCAAGACCGGCCGTTACGCCCAAGCCGCCGAAGCCTTTTCGGCGGTGCTCAGGGTGGACAAGGGTTCGGCTCTGGATCTGGCCAATCTGGGCCTCTGCCAGAAATTTCTGGGCCAAAAGGAAGAAGCGGCCAGGCATTTACGCGCCGCTTTGGAGCTGGACCCCTCTCTGGATTTCGCCCGCAAGCATCTGGCGGAACTGGAAGACTGA